One Streptomyces formicae genomic window, CGACCGTGCGCAAGGCGCTCGCCCGGCTCGGCGCCCGCCTGAGCACCGAGGACCTCACCGAGCTCAACCGCCTGGTGGACAAGGACAAGAAGGACCCGGAGGACGTCGCCCAGGAGTGGGCACAGAAGCACGGCATCACCAAGAAGTAGCCGGTCAACACCCACCAACTCGTCGAGTACAGCAGGGGGTTCAGCGGATCATGGCAGCAGAAGATCTCGTGGAGCGGCGCTCCATCGACGTCGTCCCCGACGACGAACGGCACGGCACGGCGTTCAGCCAGTTCACGCTCTGGCTCGGCGCCAACCTCCAGATCACCGCGGTCGTCACGGGCGCGCTCGCCGTCGTCTTCGGCGGCGACGTGGTCTGGTCGCTCGTCGGTCTGGTGGTCGGCAACCTGCTCGGCGGCGCGGTGATGGCCCTGCACTCGGCGCAGGGCCCGAAGCTGGGTCTTCCCCAGATGATTCAGTCACGCGCCCAGTTCGGCGTGAAGGGCGCGGTCGTCCCGCTGCTGCTCGTGATCCTCATGTACGTGGGGTTCTTCGCGAGCGGCAGCGTGCTCGCGGGACAGGCCACGGCCGAGCTCACGCACACGAACGACACCACAGGCATCGTGCTCTTCGCCGTCGTCACGGCGGTCATGGCGGCGGTCGGCTACCGCGTCATCCACGTCCTCGGCCGGGTCGCGAGCGTGATCTGCGCGCTCGCGTTCGTCTACCTCGGCATCCGCCTCCTGGACCGCGTGGACCTCTCCGCGCTCCTGCACGACGCCCACTTCGACCTGCCGATGTTCCTGCTCGCCGTCTCGCTCTCGGCGTCCTGGCAGCTCGCCTTCGGCCCCTACGTCGCGGACTACTCGCGCTATCTGCCGCGTACGACGTCGGCGAAGGCCACCTTCTGGTGGACCCTGTCGGGCTCGGCGCTCGGCTCGCAGTGGTCGATGACGTTCGGCGTCCTGGTGGCCGCGAGCGCGGGGGACGCCTTCCTCGCCAACCAGGTCGGCTACGTCGTCGGCCTCGGCGGCACCGGTCTGATCGCCTCCTTCCTGTACTTCGTGATCGCGCTCGGCAAGCTGACCATCAACGTGCTCAACACCTACGGCGGCTTCATGTCGATGGTCACGAGCATCAGCGGCTTCCGCGGCCAGAAGGTCATCGGGCCGCGCGGACGGGCCGCCTACATCGCGGTGATCATGGTGGCGGGCACGGCCGTCGCGCTGCTCGGCAAGGACAGCTTCCTGTCGTCCTTCAAGGACTTCCTGCTGTTCCTGCTGACCTTCTTCACGCCCTGGTCGGCGATCAACCTGGTCGACTACTACCTGATCTCGCGCGAGCGGTACGACATCCCCGCCCTCTTCGACCCGCGCGGCCGCTACGGCGCCTGGCGCTGGGACGCGCTCCTCGTCTACGGCGTGGGCCTCCTCGCCCAGCTGCCGTTCCTCGTCACGCACTTCTACACGGGCCCGCTGGTCGACCCCCTGGGCGGCGCCGACGTCTCGTGGATCGTGGGGCTCGTGGTGCCCGCGGTGCTCTACTGGGCACTGGCCCGGCGCGACCCGCGCGCCCCTGGGGCTGAGCCCCGGCCGGAAAGGGGGGTTAGCCCCACCGCCACGGAGGCCGCCGCGCCGTAACGTAACGGGGTATGGAAGCCCGTGACGCCGAACTCAAGAAGGAACTCGACGCCACTCTGCACGCCCGCAGAGAGCTCGGCGAAGAGTACGACTCCGCCTTGGTCGACTCGTTCCTCGGGAAGGTCGAGCAGCGCCTCGACGGAACGATCGACCGGCGCATGCGCCGCCATCTCGCCGAGCAGCAGATGGTGGTCGCCCGCGGCAGCCGATCCCCCTCGAACCCCCTGGACTCGTGGAGCGAGCGGTTCGGCTTCGGCATCATCTCGCTGATCCTGGCGGTCCCGCTCTCGGCGATCGGCGTGGTCAACGCCGGGATGCCCGGCCTCTTCACCACCTGGGCCGGGATCGTCGGCATCAACGCGGTGCAGGCCGTGCGCGGGGCCAACTTCGGGCAGCGGCGCCAGGAGCGCACCTCGGAGTGGGACAGCTGAGACCCGTGCCGGGCCCCGCCGCTCACACCTGACGCGTGGGCAGCACGATCAGCTGGCGCAGGTTGACGTGCCGGGGACGGCTCGCCGCGTACGCGATGAGGTCCGCGACGTCCTCCGAGGCCAGCGAGCCCACCTCGTCGAACATGCCCTCCAGCAGCCCCGAGAGCTCCGCGTTGTCGACGTGCCCGCGCAGCTCGGTGTCCGTGAAGCCCGGCTCGATGTTGGTGACGCGCACGTCGCGCGGCCCGAACTCGGTGCGCAGCGACTCCGACAGGTAGGTCAGCGCGGCCTTCGTCGCGCCGTACACCGCGTAGTGCGGGAACGCGATGTGCGCGCCGATGGACGAGATGTTCACCAGGTCCGCGGTACGCCCCTCCCCCGCCGCCTCGATCAGGTCCTGCGCGAAGGCGCGCACGATCCGCAGCGCGCCCGCCACGTTGGTGTCCAGCATCCGCTGCCACTCGTCGGTGCGCCCGTCCGTGACCGGGTTCGGCAGCATCACGCCCGCCGAGTTCACCACCAGGTCCACCGTTCCGTACGCGGCGTGCACCCGCTCCACGGCGGCGTCCACCGACGCCTGGTCGGTGACGTCGGCGGCGACGGCGAGCGCCCTGCCGCCGTCCGCCTCGATCTTGGCGGCCAGCTCCGCGAGGCGCTCGGCGCGCCGGGCGACCAGGACGACCGCGGCGCCCCCGGCGGCGAGCAGCCGTGCGGTGGCCTCGCCGATGCCGCTCGCGGCCCCGGTGACGACGGCGGTGCGGCCCTGCAGCTTCTCGTACGACATGTCCGAACTCCCTTGGCGATCCCCGCCGTCCGGACCGTGCGTCCGGCGGCGATCACCACTTTGCTCAACCGGCCGACCGCTACCCAGGGCTGTGCTTTTCCTGGGTCTGGCAGTACCAGGCTCGATCGGGCGCGCCAGCCTAGGATCGGCCCCATGGACGGGGACATCGGAGACTTCCTGCGCTCACGGCGCGCTCGCATACAGCCCGACGAGGTCGGGCTCGCCTCGCACGGCCGCCGCCGCGTACCGGGCCTGCGCCGGGAGGAGGTCGCGCAACTGGCGGGCGTGAGCGTGGACTACTACATCCGGCTCGAACAGGGCAGGGGCCCCTCGGTCTCCGACGCCGTGCTCGACTCCCTCGCCCGCGTGCTGCGCCTGGACGAGACCGAGCACACCTACCTGCGTACGGTGGCCAGGCCGCGCCCCCGCAAGGAGCGGCCCGCCGCCGCACGGGTCCGCCCCGGCCTGCGGCTGCTCCTCGACTCCATCGAGCGCTCCCCCGCCCTCATCTTCGGCCGCCGCATGGACGTCCTCGCCTGGAACTCCCTGGGCGACGCCCTCAACGGCTGGTCCGCGCTGCCGCCCGCCGAGCGCAACATCCCCCGCCAGGTCTTCCTCGAAGGCCCCGCGCGTGACTGCTATCCCGAGTGGGAGGCGGTGGCCTCGGAGACGGTCGCCCATCTGCGCCTGGACGCGGCCCGCCGGCCCGGCGACGCCCGACTCGCCTCACTGGTGGGCGAGTTGTCGGTCAAGAGCGAGACCTTCCGCCGCTTGTGGGCCGACCACCAGGTCAAGGAGAAGACCCACGGCACGAAGCACATCCACCACCCGGTGGTGGGCGAGCTGATCCTCCCCTACGAAACCCTGACCCTCCCCGGCGACCCCGACCAGATCCTGGTGGTCTACACGGCGGAACCGGGCACGGATTCGGCGGACCGCTTGGCGCTGCTGGCCAGTTGGGCGCTGAGCGCCACATAGCCAGGGCGGGCGAGCCCCGCAGGGGCGAGTGTCTGGGGGCGCGGGGAACTGCGCGACCAGCCCCCACCGACCCGCACGGAAGGCCGCCCGCAGGGACCGCCGCACCCCCGGAAACCAGGGGGCGGGACGACGGCGATCCCCGCGGGGGACGCGCACACCGGTCAGGGCCAAGTGCCACGTCCAGGCGTCCACGGACCCGGGAGCCGCTCCGGAGTTCCTGACGCCGACACCCACCAATGTGCCGGAGCCGTGTTAAGCGGGTGCTGCGCGAACGTGTCGTGCTCGTACCACTTCCGCGAAGTTCACCCCAAGGCTCCGGCCCCGCAGGTCACTGCCCCTGCTGCTCCGCGAGGAAGGCGAGCAGGTCCTGGCGGCTGACGACACCGGTCGGCTTGCCCTCGACGAGGACGATCGCCGCGTCGGCACGGCCGAGCACCGCCATCAGGTCGGCCACCGGCTCACCGGAGCCGACCTGCGGCAGCGGGTCCGACATGTGCTTCTCCAGCGGGTCGGAGAGCGAGGCGCGCTGCGCGAACAGCGCGTCGAGCAGCTCGCGCTCCACGACCGAGCCGATGACCTCGGCGGCCATCACGTCGGGGTGTCCCGCGCCCGGCTTCACGATGGGCATCTGCGAGACGCCGTACTCGCGCAGGACCTCGATGGCCTCGCCGACCGTCTCCTCGGGGTGCATGTGGACCAGCGAGGGCAGCTCGCCGCCCTCCTTGCGGCGCAGCACGTCGCCGACCTTCGGCAGGTCCCCGGCCTGCTCAAGGAAGCCGTAGTCGTTCATCCACTCGTCGCTGAAGATCTTGCTCATGTAGCCGCGCCCGCTGTCCGGGAGCAGCACGACCACGACGTCGTCGGGGCCGAGGCGCTCCGCGACCCGCAGCGCCGCCACCACGGCCATGCCGCAGGAACCGCCGACGAGCAGCCCCTCCTCCTTGGCCAGGCGCCGCGTCATCTGGAAGGAGTCCTTGTCGGACACCGCGACGATCTCGTCGGTCACGTTGCGGTCGTACGCCGTCGGCCAGAAGTCCTCACCGACGCCCTCGACGAGGTACGGACGCCCGGAGCCGCCGGAGTACACGGAACCCTCGGGGTCGGCACCGACGACGGTGACCGCGCCCTTGGAGATCTCCTTCAGGTAGCCGCCCGTACCGGAGATGGTGCCGCCGGTCCCGATGCCCGCCACGAAGTGGGTGATCTTCCCCTCGGTCTGCTCCCAGAGCTCGGGGCCCGTGGAGTGGTAGTGCGAGAGCGGGTTGTTCGGGTTGCTGTACTGGTCGGGCTTCCAGGCGCCGGGCGTCTCGCGTACGAGCCGGTCGGAGACGTTGTAGTACGAATCCGGGTGCTCGGGATCGACGGCCGTGGGGCAGACCACTACGTCGGCGCCGTACGCGCGCAGCACGTTGATCTTGTCGAGGGACACCTTGTCGGGGCAGACGAAGATGCACTTGTAGCCCTTCTGCTGGGCCACGATGGCGAGGCCGACCCCGGTGTTCCCTGAGGTGGGCTCGACGATGGTGCCGCCGGGCTTCAGTTCCCCGCTCTGCTCGGCCGCCTCGATCATGCGCAGCGCGATGCGGTCCTTCACGGATCCGCCGGGGTTGAAGTACTCGACCTTGGCCAGGACGGTCGCCTGGATGCCCGCGGTCACGTTGTTGAGCCTCACCAGCGGGGTGTTGCCGACGAGACTGATCATCGAGTCGTGGAATTGCACCGTTGTCTCCGGGCTGCGATGTAGTGCGACGAATTGGTGCGGTCAGCCTAAGGGTCCGGGTCATCCGTTCACCTCCGCTTGCGATTGGCCGACCGTGCTTACGGGGCAATGAGTGGATGTACGGCCGTATGCAGCGGTACGGCCCCAGGAGGTGGCTGCAGGGCATGTCGAGGGCGAGGGTGGCACGGCGGATCGCCGCGGGCGCGGCGTACGGCGGCGGCGGCATCGGGCTGCTCGGGGCCGCCACGGTGGGCGTGGTGCTCGCCGAGGTGCAGTTGGCGAAGCGGTCCGTGGGCGGCGGGGCGCACGGGGACCCGCCACGGGCCGACGGGCGCTACGGCAGGGCGTTCGCCGACCGCTCCGCCTCCTGCGAACCGGTGCGGTTCGCGATGCTCGGGGACTCCACGGCCGCGGGCCAGGGCGTGCACCGGGCCAGACAGACCCCGGCGGCGCTGCTCGCCTCCGGGCTCGCCGCGGTCGCCGAGCGCCCCGTCGACCTGCGCAACGTGGCGCTGCCCGGCGCCCAGTCGGACGACCTGGACCGCCAGGTCACGCTGATCCTCTCGGACCCCTCCTGGGTGCCCGACGTCTGCGTCGTCATGATCGGCGCGAACGACGTCACGCACCGGATGCCGCCGACCCGCTCGGTGCGCCACCTCTCCGCGGCGGTGCGCAGGCTGCGGACAGCGGGGGCGGAGGTGGTCGTGGGGACCTGCCCCGACCTCGGCACCGTCGAGAACGTCTACCAGCCGCTGCGGTGGCTGGCCCGCCGGGTCTCGCGGCAGCTGGCCGCGGCGCAGACGATCGGCGCGGTCGAGCAGGGCGGGCGGACGGTGTCGCTCGGGGACCTGCTCGGCCCCGAGTTCTACGCGAACCCCCGGGAGCTGTTCGGTCCCGACAACTACCACCCCTCGGCCGAGGGGTACGCGACCGCGGCGATGGCCGTGCTGCCGACCCTCTGCGCGGCGCTCGGGCTCTGGCCCGAGGAGGAGCGTCCCGACGTCTCGCGCCGCGAGGGGTTCCTGCCGGTGGCGCGTGCGGCGGCGCAGGCGGCTTCCGAGGGCGGTACGGAGGTCACCGCGGCGATGCCGGCGGGCCCCCGGGGGCCGTGGGCACTCCTCAAGCGCCGTCGCCGGCGCCGCATCCAGACGCCGGAGGCGTCGCCGTTGCCCCACTGAGGGGACTCCTTCAGCTGCGGGCCGGTGGGGGTTGCTCGCGCAGTTCCCCGCGCCCCTTCCAGGGGCTCCCTCGGCGCCGACCGGGGCGGACCGGTCAGGGGCGCGGGGAACTGCGCGGCCAGCCCCCACCGGCCCGCGGGGAAAGTCCGCCCAAGGCCCCCGGCCTGAGTCCCGCGTCACATGTTCCACCACGTGACCGTAGGCAATACGTGCGGGTAACTTCACAGGGAGCCCTGCCCCCTCCCCCTGGAGCCGCGTGATGCCCGAAGCCGTGATCGTCTCCGCCGCCCGCACCCCGATCGGCCGCGCCTTCAAGGGGTCGCTGAAGGACCTGCGCCCGGACGACCTGACCGCCACCATCATCGAGGCCGCCCTCGCCAAGGTGCCGGAGCTCGATCCCAAGGACATCGACGACCTGATGCTCGGCTGCGGCCTGCCCGGCGGCGAGCAGGGCCACAACCTGGGCCGCATCGTGGCCGTGCAGATGGGAATGGACCACCTTCCCGGCTGTACGATCACGCGCTACTGCTCCTCGTCCCTGCAGACGAGCCGCATGGCCCTGCACGCCATCAAGGCGGGCGAGGGCGACGTGTTCATCTCGGCGGGCGTCGAGATGGTCTCGCGCAGCGTGAACGGCTCGTCCGACATCCTGGAGGCCCGCAACCCGCTCTTCGACGACGCCCAGGCCCGCACCAAGGCCGTCTCCGAGTCCACGGGCTCCGACTGGCACGACCCGCGCGAGGACGGCCTGATCCCGGACGCGTACATCGCGATGGGGCAGACCGCGGAGAACCTGGCCCGCGCCAAGGGCGTCACCCGTCAGGACATGGACGAGTTCGGGGTCAGGTCCCAGAACCTCGCCGAGGAAGCCATCAAGAACGGCTTCTGGGAGCGCGAGATCACCCCGGTGACCACCCCCGACGGCACCGTCGTCAGCAAGGACGACGGCCCGCGCGCGGGCGTCACCCTCGAAGGCGTCGGCGGCCTCAAGCCCGTCTTCCGCCCCGACGGCCTGGTCACCGCGGGCAACTGCTGCCCGCTCAACGACGGCGCCGCCGCTCTCGTGATCATGAGCGACACCAAGGCCCGCGAGCTCGGCCTGACCCCGCTCGCCCGCATCGTCTCCACGGGCGTCACCGGCCTCTCCCCCGAGATCATGGGCCTCGGCCCGGTGGAGGCCAGCAAGCAGGCCCTCTCCCGTGCCGGGCTCACCGTCGACGACATCGACCTCTTCGAGATCAACGAGGCCTTCGCCGCCCAGGTGATCCCCTCGTACCGCGACCTGGAGATCCCGCTCGACAAGCTGAACGTCAACGGCGGCGCCATCGCGGTCGGCCACCCCTTCGGCATGACCGGCGCCCGCATCACCGGCACGCTCATCAACTCCCTCCAGTTCCACGACAAGCAGTTCGGCCTGGAGACGATGTGCGTGG contains:
- a CDS encoding purine-cytosine permease family protein gives rise to the protein MAAEDLVERRSIDVVPDDERHGTAFSQFTLWLGANLQITAVVTGALAVVFGGDVVWSLVGLVVGNLLGGAVMALHSAQGPKLGLPQMIQSRAQFGVKGAVVPLLLVILMYVGFFASGSVLAGQATAELTHTNDTTGIVLFAVVTAVMAAVGYRVIHVLGRVASVICALAFVYLGIRLLDRVDLSALLHDAHFDLPMFLLAVSLSASWQLAFGPYVADYSRYLPRTTSAKATFWWTLSGSALGSQWSMTFGVLVAASAGDAFLANQVGYVVGLGGTGLIASFLYFVIALGKLTINVLNTYGGFMSMVTSISGFRGQKVIGPRGRAAYIAVIMVAGTAVALLGKDSFLSSFKDFLLFLLTFFTPWSAINLVDYYLISRERYDIPALFDPRGRYGAWRWDALLVYGVGLLAQLPFLVTHFYTGPLVDPLGGADVSWIVGLVVPAVLYWALARRDPRAPGAEPRPERGVSPTATEAAAP
- a CDS encoding SDR family oxidoreductase, whose translation is MSYEKLQGRTAVVTGAASGIGEATARLLAAGGAAVVLVARRAERLAELAAKIEADGGRALAVAADVTDQASVDAAVERVHAAYGTVDLVVNSAGVMLPNPVTDGRTDEWQRMLDTNVAGALRIVRAFAQDLIEAAGEGRTADLVNISSIGAHIAFPHYAVYGATKAALTYLSESLRTEFGPRDVRVTNIEPGFTDTELRGHVDNAELSGLLEGMFDEVGSLASEDVADLIAYAASRPRHVNLRQLIVLPTRQV
- a CDS encoding helix-turn-helix transcriptional regulator — translated: MDGDIGDFLRSRRARIQPDEVGLASHGRRRVPGLRREEVAQLAGVSVDYYIRLEQGRGPSVSDAVLDSLARVLRLDETEHTYLRTVARPRPRKERPAAARVRPGLRLLLDSIERSPALIFGRRMDVLAWNSLGDALNGWSALPPAERNIPRQVFLEGPARDCYPEWEAVASETVAHLRLDAARRPGDARLASLVGELSVKSETFRRLWADHQVKEKTHGTKHIHHPVVGELILPYETLTLPGDPDQILVVYTAEPGTDSADRLALLASWALSAT
- a CDS encoding cystathionine beta-synthase is translated as MQFHDSMISLVGNTPLVRLNNVTAGIQATVLAKVEYFNPGGSVKDRIALRMIEAAEQSGELKPGGTIVEPTSGNTGVGLAIVAQQKGYKCIFVCPDKVSLDKINVLRAYGADVVVCPTAVDPEHPDSYYNVSDRLVRETPGAWKPDQYSNPNNPLSHYHSTGPELWEQTEGKITHFVAGIGTGGTISGTGGYLKEISKGAVTVVGADPEGSVYSGGSGRPYLVEGVGEDFWPTAYDRNVTDEIVAVSDKDSFQMTRRLAKEEGLLVGGSCGMAVVAALRVAERLGPDDVVVVLLPDSGRGYMSKIFSDEWMNDYGFLEQAGDLPKVGDVLRRKEGGELPSLVHMHPEETVGEAIEVLREYGVSQMPIVKPGAGHPDVMAAEVIGSVVERELLDALFAQRASLSDPLEKHMSDPLPQVGSGEPVADLMAVLGRADAAIVLVEGKPTGVVSRQDLLAFLAEQQGQ
- a CDS encoding SGNH/GDSL hydrolase family protein — translated: MSRARVARRIAAGAAYGGGGIGLLGAATVGVVLAEVQLAKRSVGGGAHGDPPRADGRYGRAFADRSASCEPVRFAMLGDSTAAGQGVHRARQTPAALLASGLAAVAERPVDLRNVALPGAQSDDLDRQVTLILSDPSWVPDVCVVMIGANDVTHRMPPTRSVRHLSAAVRRLRTAGAEVVVGTCPDLGTVENVYQPLRWLARRVSRQLAAAQTIGAVEQGGRTVSLGDLLGPEFYANPRELFGPDNYHPSAEGYATAAMAVLPTLCAALGLWPEEERPDVSRREGFLPVARAAAQAASEGGTEVTAAMPAGPRGPWALLKRRRRRRIQTPEASPLPH
- a CDS encoding acetyl-CoA C-acetyltransferase produces the protein MPEAVIVSAARTPIGRAFKGSLKDLRPDDLTATIIEAALAKVPELDPKDIDDLMLGCGLPGGEQGHNLGRIVAVQMGMDHLPGCTITRYCSSSLQTSRMALHAIKAGEGDVFISAGVEMVSRSVNGSSDILEARNPLFDDAQARTKAVSESTGSDWHDPREDGLIPDAYIAMGQTAENLARAKGVTRQDMDEFGVRSQNLAEEAIKNGFWEREITPVTTPDGTVVSKDDGPRAGVTLEGVGGLKPVFRPDGLVTAGNCCPLNDGAAALVIMSDTKARELGLTPLARIVSTGVTGLSPEIMGLGPVEASKQALSRAGLTVDDIDLFEINEAFAAQVIPSYRDLEIPLDKLNVNGGAIAVGHPFGMTGARITGTLINSLQFHDKQFGLETMCVGGGQGMAMVIERLS